In one window of Solanum pennellii chromosome 2, SPENNV200 DNA:
- the LOC107010851 gene encoding ninja-family protein AFP3-like, which produces MEKTREKLRNVKLNLGSSLNGSVASSLTELETQQPPNRCKSAKEVGEKLRKFLYKMPSVFYDGPNGKQTKGYLLYSFTKREDLKIVCACHANFLTPSKFVKHGGGGDVDVENPLNHIKIILDY; this is translated from the exons ATGgaaaaaactagagaaaaatTGAGGAATGTGAAGTTGAATTTAGGGAGTTCATTGAATG GAAGTGTTGCTTCAAGTTTGACTGAGCTTGAAACCCAACAACCACCTAATCGAT GTAAAAGTGCTAAAGAAGTTGGAGAGAAGCTGAGAAAATTCTTGTACAAGATGCCTTCTGTTTTCTATGACGGACCAAATGGAAAGCAGACAAAAGGATACTTGTTATACTCGTTTACGAAGAGAGAAGATTTGAAGATAGTTTGTGCTTGTCATGCTAATTTTCTGACTCCATCTAAATTTGTCAAACATGGTGGTGGAGGTGACGTTGACGTTGAAAACCCTTTaaaccatataaaaataattcttgaCTACTGA